A stretch of Saccharothrix texasensis DNA encodes these proteins:
- a CDS encoding anti-sigma factor family protein, with translation MSCAQTVALGAYLLGSLDPAERSTFERHVRGCADCRREMVRLAPLPGLLGQVQLSDLELPFDDPAPDPDLRPLPPLAAPGPTPVRARRRRWPVLVGAGVLVVLVALGVVVVPRLAGDDAVTWHATDGTSGVVASADLVGRSWGTELWMRVENMPKGVRCKLIVHDRAGRTEIGGWWGTDHAPDERIPGSTSFPVQEIERLDLVVDMTVLVSVRR, from the coding sequence CTGCTCGGCTCGCTCGACCCGGCGGAGCGGTCGACGTTCGAGCGGCACGTGCGCGGTTGTGCCGACTGCCGGCGCGAGATGGTGCGGCTGGCGCCGCTGCCGGGGCTGCTCGGCCAGGTGCAGCTGTCGGACCTGGAGCTGCCGTTCGACGACCCCGCGCCCGATCCCGACCTCCGGCCGCTGCCGCCCCTGGCGGCGCCGGGGCCGACGCCCGTGCGGGCACGGCGACGGCGGTGGCCGGTGCTGGTGGGCGCGGGTGTGCTGGTCGTGCTCGTGGCGCTGGGCGTGGTGGTCGTGCCGCGCCTGGCCGGTGACGACGCCGTGACGTGGCACGCCACCGACGGCACGTCCGGCGTGGTGGCCAGCGCCGATCTCGTCGGCAGGTCCTGGGGCACCGAGCTGTGGATGCGCGTCGAGAACATGCCGAAGGGCGTGCGGTGCAAGCTGATCGTCCACGACCGGGCCGGCCGGACCGAGATCGGCGGCTGGTGGGGCACCGACCACGCGCCCGACGAGCGGATACCCGGCTCCACGTCGTTCCCGGTCCAGGAGATCGAACGGCTGGACCTGGTGGTCGACATGACGGTGCTGGTCTCGGTCCGGCGGTGA